A genomic window from Streptomyces sp. HUAS YS2 includes:
- a CDS encoding cobalamin biosynthesis protein — MAAVGDALRRPAAEQRHQERAERDEYGHGPLLSDGRRPAHISDPVAEAAPGAERDLVAGVGAGRGVSVDEVAGLVEECLRSAGLSAGRLAALATVAAKADEPGVVGAAERLGLPVRAFAAAELARIDVPHPSADVAAVAGTASVAEAAALAGAGPGGLLLVPKRKSRTDGTGPARATCAIARSAPNAPYGRDVPNEGAPAARLLPERHGYSGGESAPGAPAAPPVRGPLPGVRERSAEVVGSSEELRDQYHPAPPAVRNPRPAVHPPLTPRRPCIRTPMSTTCGTTVTRRSGTRS, encoded by the coding sequence ATGGCGGCGGTCGGTGACGCGCTGCGCCGCCCAGCCGCCGAACAGCGTCATCAGGAACGCGCCGAGCGCGACGAGTACGGCCATGGGCCTTTGCTATCCGATGGACGGCGTCCCGCGCACATCAGCGACCCGGTGGCGGAGGCCGCGCCGGGTGCGGAGCGCGATCTCGTCGCCGGGGTCGGGGCGGGCCGTGGCGTGTCCGTGGACGAGGTGGCGGGTCTGGTCGAGGAGTGCCTGCGGTCGGCGGGGCTGAGTGCGGGCCGCCTCGCGGCGCTCGCGACGGTCGCGGCGAAGGCGGACGAGCCGGGCGTCGTGGGCGCGGCGGAGCGTCTGGGGCTGCCGGTACGGGCGTTCGCGGCGGCGGAGCTGGCGCGGATCGACGTGCCGCACCCGTCGGCGGACGTGGCGGCCGTGGCGGGGACGGCGTCGGTGGCCGAGGCGGCGGCGCTCGCGGGCGCGGGGCCGGGCGGGCTGCTGCTCGTACCGAAGCGGAAGTCGCGCACGGACGGGACGGGACCCGCGCGCGCGACGTGCGCGATCGCCCGGAGTGCCCCGAATGCGCCGTACGGACGCGATGTTCCGAACGAAGGCGCCCCGGCCGCACGGTTGTTGCCGGAGAGACACGGGTACAGCGGTGGTGAGAGCGCACCCGGCGCGCCCGCCGCACCTCCGGTGCGCGGGCCCTTACCCGGAGTCCGGGAGCGATCCGCCGAAGTTGTCGGATCCAGCGAGGAGTTACGGGATCAGTACCACCCCGCTCCACCGGCGGTCCGCAACCCACGGCCCGCCGTCCACCCCCCACTCACCCCACGGCGGCCATGTATACGCACTCCGATGTCCACGACCTGCGGCACCACGGTGACGCGGAGGTCCGGGACGAGAAGCTGA
- a CDS encoding ZIP family metal transporter, which yields MAVLVALGAFLMTLFGGWAAQRVTDRRHLVLGLAGGLMLGVVGLDLLPEAMEAAGDEVFGVPGALLLFVGGFLFTHLVERLLAVRQAAHGVEAGERLPQVGLTAAAAMVAHSLMDGIALGAAFQVGGGMGAAVALAVVSHDFADGFNTYTITSLYGNARRKAVAMLVADAIAPVLGAASTLLFTLPEELLGGYLGFFGGALLYLAASEILPEAHHEHPARSTLLCTVAGVGFIWLVVGLAG from the coding sequence ATGGCCGTACTCGTCGCGCTCGGCGCGTTCCTGATGACGCTGTTCGGCGGCTGGGCGGCGCAGCGCGTCACCGACCGCCGCCATCTCGTGCTCGGCCTGGCCGGCGGCCTGATGCTCGGCGTCGTCGGACTCGACCTGCTGCCCGAGGCGATGGAGGCCGCGGGCGACGAGGTCTTCGGCGTACCCGGGGCGCTGCTGCTCTTCGTCGGCGGCTTCCTCTTCACCCACCTCGTGGAACGCCTGCTGGCCGTCCGTCAGGCCGCCCACGGAGTCGAGGCGGGGGAGCGATTGCCGCAGGTCGGCCTCACCGCGGCAGCCGCGATGGTCGCGCACAGCCTGATGGACGGCATCGCGCTCGGCGCCGCGTTCCAGGTCGGCGGCGGCATGGGCGCCGCCGTCGCGCTGGCCGTCGTCAGCCACGACTTCGCCGACGGGTTCAACACGTACACGATCACCAGCCTGTACGGGAACGCCCGCCGCAAGGCCGTCGCCATGCTGGTCGCGGACGCGATCGCGCCGGTCCTCGGCGCCGCGTCCACCTTGCTGTTCACCCTTCCGGAGGAACTTCTCGGCGGCTATCTCGGGTTCTTCGGCGGCGCGCTGCTCTACCTCGCCGCGTCCGAGATCCTGCCCGAGGCCCATCACGAACACCCCGCGCGCTCCACCCTGCTGTGCACGGTGGCGGGCGTGGGCTTCATCTGGCTCGTGGTGGGCCTGGCGGGCTGA
- a CDS encoding cobyrinate a,c-diamide synthase yields MVARLVIAAPSSGAGKTTVATGLMAAFAGRGLAVSPHKVGPDYIDPGYHALATGRPGRNLDAFMCGTGLVAPLFAHGARGCDLAVVEGVMGLYDGAADQGELASTAQVAKLLKAPVVLVVDASSQSRSVAALVHGFASWDPEVRIGGVILNKVATDRHEHLLREALGESGVPVLGVLRRAPAVATPSRHLGLVPVAERQAQAVAAVAAQAEQVRAGCDLDALLALARSAPELSVEPWDPGVAALPHAGGPEHLPTTRPTVAVAGGAAFTFSYAEHTELLEAGGADVVTFDPLRDEALPEGTSGLVIGGGFPEVYGEQLSANEPLRKAVAELAASGAPIAAECAGLLYLARSLDGHPMCGVLDADARMSERLTLGYRDAVAIGDSVLAAAGTRMRGHEFHRTVIEPGAGAAPAWGLMQPERRVEGFVQQGVHASYLHTHWAGVPHAARRFVKYCP; encoded by the coding sequence GTGGTAGCACGTCTCGTCATCGCCGCGCCGTCCTCCGGGGCCGGCAAGACCACGGTCGCGACCGGCCTGATGGCCGCGTTCGCCGGCCGTGGCCTCGCGGTGTCCCCGCACAAGGTCGGCCCCGACTACATCGACCCGGGCTACCACGCGCTGGCCACCGGCCGCCCGGGCCGCAACCTGGACGCCTTCATGTGCGGTACGGGGCTGGTCGCGCCGCTCTTCGCGCACGGCGCGCGGGGCTGCGACCTGGCCGTCGTCGAGGGCGTGATGGGTCTGTACGACGGGGCCGCCGACCAGGGCGAGCTGGCGTCCACCGCACAGGTGGCGAAGCTGCTCAAGGCGCCGGTGGTGCTGGTCGTGGACGCGTCGTCGCAGTCGCGGTCGGTCGCGGCGCTGGTGCACGGGTTCGCGTCCTGGGACCCGGAGGTGCGGATCGGCGGGGTGATCCTCAACAAGGTCGCCACCGACCGGCACGAGCACCTGCTCCGGGAGGCGCTCGGCGAGTCCGGCGTACCGGTGCTCGGCGTGCTGCGGCGCGCGCCCGCGGTGGCGACGCCGTCGCGGCACCTGGGGCTGGTACCGGTCGCGGAGCGGCAGGCGCAGGCCGTGGCCGCGGTTGCCGCTCAGGCGGAGCAGGTGCGTGCGGGGTGCGACCTGGACGCGCTGCTGGCACTCGCGCGGAGCGCGCCGGAGCTCTCCGTGGAGCCCTGGGACCCCGGCGTCGCGGCGCTGCCGCACGCGGGTGGCCCGGAACACCTGCCCACGACCCGGCCGACCGTCGCCGTCGCGGGTGGGGCCGCGTTCACGTTCTCTTACGCCGAGCACACCGAACTCCTGGAAGCGGGCGGCGCCGACGTCGTCACCTTCGATCCCCTCCGGGACGAGGCCCTCCCCGAGGGGACCTCCGGTCTCGTCATAGGCGGGGGCTTCCCCGAGGTGTACGGCGAGCAGCTCTCCGCCAACGAGCCCCTCCGCAAGGCCGTCGCCGAGCTCGCCGCCTCCGGCGCGCCGATCGCGGCCGAGTGCGCGGGGCTGCTGTACCTGGCGCGGTCGCTCGACGGGCACCCCATGTGCGGCGTCCTCGACGCCGACGCGCGGATGTCCGAGCGGCTGACGCTCGGCTACCGGGACGCCGTCGCCATCGGCGACAGCGTGCTCGCGGCGGCCGGCACGCGGATGCGGGGGCACGAGTTCCACCGCACCGTGATCGAGCCGGGCGCGGGCGCGGCGCCCGCGTGGGGGCTGATGCAGCCGGAGCGGCGCGTGGAGGGCTTCGTCCAGCAGGGCGTGCACGCCAGCTACCTGCACACGCACTGGGCGGGCGTACCGCACGCCGCCCGGAGATTCGTGAAGTACTGCCCGTGA
- the cobO gene encoding cob(I)yrinic acid a,c-diamide adenosyltransferase → MPQGQPTVIPDDGLTTRQRRNRALVMVHTGVGKGKSTAAFGMALRAWNQGWPIGVFQFVKSAKWRVGEENALKALGETGKGGTVTWNKMGEGWSWIQREVAEGEQSHEDKAREGWEQVKRDLAAEKYRFYVLDEFAYLLHWGWIDTKEVVEVLRDRPGQQHVVITGRNAPQELLDFADLVTDMSKVKHPMDAGQKGQRGIEW, encoded by the coding sequence ATGCCGCAGGGACAGCCGACCGTCATCCCCGACGACGGTCTCACCACCCGCCAGCGCCGCAACCGTGCGCTGGTGATGGTGCACACCGGTGTCGGCAAGGGGAAGTCGACCGCCGCGTTCGGCATGGCGCTGCGCGCCTGGAACCAGGGCTGGCCGATCGGGGTGTTCCAGTTCGTCAAGTCGGCGAAGTGGCGGGTCGGCGAGGAGAACGCGCTGAAGGCCCTCGGCGAGACCGGCAAGGGCGGCACGGTCACCTGGAACAAGATGGGCGAGGGCTGGTCCTGGATCCAGCGCGAGGTCGCCGAGGGCGAGCAGTCGCACGAGGACAAGGCGCGCGAGGGCTGGGAGCAGGTCAAGCGCGACCTGGCCGCGGAGAAGTACAGGTTCTACGTCCTCGACGAGTTCGCGTACCTGCTGCACTGGGGCTGGATCGACACCAAGGAGGTCGTCGAGGTGCTGCGCGACCGGCCCGGTCAGCAGCACGTCGTCATCACCGGCCGCAACGCCCCGCAGGAACTGCTGGACTTCGCGGACCTGGTGACCGACATGTCCAAGGTCAAGCACCCGATGGACGCCGGTCAGAAGGGGCAGCGGGGCATCGAGTGGTAG
- a CDS encoding putative cobaltochelatase: MSTRYPFTAVVGMDDLRLALLLNAVSPAVGGVLVRGEKGTAKSTAVRALADLLPPVAVVAGCRFSCDPASPDPGCPDGPHRAAGADSRPARMVELPVGASEDRLVGALDIEKALADGVKAFEPGLLADAHRGILYVDEVNLLHDHLIDLLLDAAAMGSSYVEREGVSVRHAARFLLVGTMNPEEGELRPQLLDRFGLTVEVAASREPEQRVEVVRRRLAFEDDPAAFAARWAAEETALRDRIVAARALLPQVVLGDAALLQIAATCAAFEVDGMRADIVMARTATALAAWAGRTDVTSEDVRQAALLALPHRRRRNPFDAPGLDEDKLDETLEQFKGEEPEDDPDPDPDGPGDGGPDGGGGGGGVPPQGDGPDAAPESPSPDEAPAPAPSPGGAGERAAVKAAEPFRTKMLSVPGLGEGAAGRRSRARTEHGRTTGATRPRGALTKLHLTATVTAAAPHQRARGRSGPGLVVRRDDLRQATREGREGNLVLFAVDASGSMAARQRMSAVKGAVLSLLLDAYQRRDKVGLVTFRGRDAEVALPPTSSVDAAAARLEQLPTGGRTPLSAGLLKAHDVLRVERLRDPSRRPLLVVVTDGRATGGGADPVALAARAARLHAAEGTASVVVDCETGPVRLGLAGDLARELGGTAVTLDELRADSIAGLVRNVQAEHATARRAA; this comes from the coding sequence GTGAGCACCCGGTATCCGTTCACCGCCGTCGTCGGGATGGACGACCTGCGGCTGGCGTTGCTGCTGAACGCCGTCAGCCCGGCGGTGGGCGGGGTTCTCGTGCGCGGCGAGAAGGGGACCGCCAAGTCGACCGCCGTGCGGGCGCTCGCCGATCTGCTGCCGCCGGTGGCCGTGGTCGCCGGGTGCCGGTTCAGCTGTGATCCCGCCTCGCCCGATCCGGGCTGCCCGGACGGGCCGCACCGGGCGGCCGGGGCCGACTCCCGGCCCGCGCGCATGGTCGAGCTGCCCGTCGGCGCGTCCGAGGACCGGCTGGTCGGCGCGCTGGACATCGAGAAGGCGCTCGCCGACGGTGTGAAGGCGTTCGAGCCGGGGCTGCTGGCCGATGCGCATCGCGGCATCCTGTACGTCGACGAGGTCAATCTGCTGCACGACCATCTGATCGATCTGCTGCTCGACGCCGCCGCCATGGGCTCCTCCTACGTCGAGCGCGAGGGCGTCTCCGTGCGGCACGCCGCGCGGTTCCTGCTCGTGGGCACGATGAACCCCGAGGAGGGCGAGCTGCGGCCGCAGTTGCTCGACCGGTTCGGGCTCACCGTCGAGGTCGCCGCCTCGCGCGAGCCCGAGCAGCGGGTCGAAGTGGTGCGCCGGAGGCTCGCTTTCGAGGACGACCCGGCCGCCTTCGCCGCCCGCTGGGCGGCCGAGGAGACCGCGCTGCGGGACCGGATCGTCGCCGCCCGCGCCCTGCTGCCGCAGGTCGTGCTCGGGGACGCCGCGCTGCTCCAGATCGCCGCGACCTGCGCCGCGTTCGAGGTCGACGGCATGCGCGCCGACATCGTGATGGCCCGGACCGCGACCGCGCTCGCCGCCTGGGCGGGGCGGACCGACGTCACATCGGAGGACGTCCGGCAGGCGGCGCTGCTCGCGCTGCCGCACCGCCGGCGCCGCAACCCCTTCGACGCTCCCGGCCTCGACGAGGACAAACTCGACGAGACCCTGGAGCAGTTCAAGGGCGAAGAGCCGGAGGACGATCCGGACCCGGACCCCGACGGCCCCGGCGACGGCGGCCCGGACGGGGGTGGCGGTGGCGGTGGCGTTCCGCCGCAGGGCGACGGGCCCGACGCCGCCCCGGAGAGCCCGTCCCCCGACGAGGCCCCCGCCCCCGCGCCCTCCCCCGGCGGCGCCGGAGAGCGCGCAGCCGTCAAGGCCGCCGAGCCGTTCCGTACGAAGATGCTCAGCGTGCCCGGTCTCGGCGAGGGCGCGGCCGGCCGCCGCTCCCGCGCTCGTACCGAGCACGGCCGGACCACCGGCGCCACCCGGCCCCGCGGCGCGCTGACCAAGCTCCACCTCACCGCCACGGTCACCGCCGCCGCCCCGCACCAGAGAGCCCGCGGCCGTTCCGGCCCGGGCCTGGTGGTCCGGCGCGACGACCTGCGGCAGGCGACCCGTGAGGGCCGCGAGGGCAACCTCGTCCTGTTCGCCGTGGACGCCTCCGGCTCCATGGCCGCCCGGCAGCGCATGAGCGCGGTCAAGGGGGCGGTGCTCTCGCTGCTCCTCGACGCGTACCAGCGCCGCGACAAGGTCGGCCTGGTCACCTTCCGCGGCCGTGACGCCGAGGTCGCGCTGCCGCCGACCTCGTCCGTCGACGCCGCCGCGGCCCGGCTCGAACAGCTCCCGACGGGCGGCCGTACGCCGCTCTCCGCCGGGCTGCTCAAGGCCCACGACGTGCTGCGCGTCGAGCGGTTGCGCGACCCGTCGCGCCGCCCGCTGCTGGTCGTCGTGACCGACGGCCGGGCGACCGGCGGCGGCGCGGACCCGGTGGCGCTCGCCGCCCGCGCCGCGCGGCTGCACGCCGCCGAGGGCACCGCCAGCGTGGTCGTGGACTGCGAGACCGGGCCGGTCCGGCTCGGCCTCGCCGGGGACCTCGCCCGTGAACTCGGCGGCACCGCCGTCACCTTGGACGAGCTGCGCGCCGACTCGATCGCCGGCCTCGTCCGGAACGTACAAGCCGAACACGCCACCGCCAGGAGGGCCGCCTAA
- a CDS encoding cobyric acid synthase, translating into MRGGGLLVAGTTSDAGKSVVTAGICRWLVRQGIKVAPFKGQNMSLNSFVTREGAEIGRAQAMQAQAARVEPTALMNPVLLKPGSDRSSQVVLMGRPVGELSARGYHGGRQKELFEPVLGCLEELRSTYDAVICEGAGSPAEINLRRTDIVNMGIARAAELPVVVVGDIDRGGVFAQFFGTTALLAPEDQRLIAGYLVNKFRGDVTLLEPGLDMLHGLTGRRTFGVLPYAHGLGIDEEDGLRVSLRGAVRESVVAPPVGEDVLRVAVCAVPLMSNFTDVDALAAEPGVVVRFVDRAEELVDADLVVVPGTRGTVKALAWLRERGLADAIARRAAEGRPVLGICGGFQALSEHIEDEVESKAGSVAGLGLLPVRVRFAVEKTLARPVGEALGERVEGYEIHHGVADVHGGEPFLDGCRVGAVWGTHWHGSLESDGFRRAFLREVATAAGRRFVPAPDTSFGALREEQLDRLGDLIEEHADTDALLRLIETGPPEGLPFVPPGAP; encoded by the coding sequence ATGAGAGGCGGGGGGCTGCTGGTCGCCGGGACCACGTCCGACGCGGGCAAGAGCGTCGTCACGGCCGGCATCTGCCGTTGGCTGGTCCGGCAGGGGATCAAGGTCGCGCCGTTCAAGGGACAGAACATGTCCCTGAACTCCTTCGTGACCCGGGAGGGCGCGGAGATCGGCCGGGCGCAGGCCATGCAGGCGCAGGCGGCACGGGTCGAGCCGACCGCGCTGATGAACCCGGTGCTGCTGAAGCCCGGCAGCGACCGGTCCAGCCAGGTCGTGCTGATGGGCAGGCCGGTCGGCGAGCTGAGCGCCCGCGGGTACCACGGGGGCCGGCAGAAGGAGCTGTTCGAGCCGGTCCTCGGCTGCCTGGAGGAGCTGCGGAGCACGTACGACGCGGTGATCTGCGAGGGCGCGGGCAGCCCCGCCGAGATCAACCTGCGGCGCACGGACATCGTCAACATGGGGATCGCGCGGGCGGCGGAGCTGCCGGTGGTGGTCGTCGGGGACATCGACCGGGGCGGGGTGTTCGCCCAGTTCTTCGGAACGACGGCGCTGCTCGCGCCGGAGGACCAGCGGCTGATCGCCGGGTACCTGGTGAACAAGTTCCGCGGCGACGTGACGCTGCTGGAACCGGGTCTCGACATGCTGCACGGCCTGACCGGGCGGCGGACCTTCGGCGTCCTGCCGTACGCGCACGGCCTCGGCATCGACGAGGAGGACGGCCTGCGGGTCTCGCTGCGCGGCGCGGTGCGGGAGTCCGTGGTCGCGCCGCCGGTCGGCGAGGACGTGCTGCGGGTCGCGGTCTGCGCGGTCCCGCTGATGTCGAACTTCACGGACGTCGACGCGCTGGCGGCCGAGCCGGGCGTGGTGGTGCGGTTCGTGGACCGCGCGGAGGAGCTCGTCGACGCGGACCTGGTCGTCGTACCGGGGACGCGCGGGACGGTGAAGGCGCTGGCCTGGCTGCGGGAGCGAGGCCTTGCGGACGCTATCGCGCGGCGCGCGGCGGAGGGCCGGCCGGTGCTCGGCATCTGCGGCGGCTTCCAGGCGCTGTCGGAGCACATCGAGGACGAGGTCGAGTCCAAGGCGGGCAGCGTGGCCGGGCTCGGGCTGCTGCCCGTACGGGTCCGCTTCGCGGTGGAGAAGACCCTGGCCCGCCCGGTCGGCGAGGCGCTCGGCGAGCGCGTCGAGGGCTACGAGATCCACCACGGTGTCGCGGACGTACACGGCGGCGAGCCGTTCCTGGACGGCTGCCGGGTGGGCGCGGTGTGGGGAACGCACTGGCACGGCTCCCTGGAGAGCGACGGCTTCAGGCGGGCGTTCCTCCGTGAGGTCGCGACGGCGGCGGGCCGCCGCTTCGTCCCGGCACCGGACACGTCGTTCGGCGCGCTGCGGGAGGAGCAGCTGGACCGCCTCGGCGACCTGATCGAGGAACACGCGGACACGGACGCGCTGCTGCGTCTGATCGAGACCGGCCCGCCGGAAGGCCTTCCGTTCGTACCGCCGGGCGCGCCGTGA
- a CDS encoding cobalamin biosynthesis protein has translation MPGRSSATAVFAYGATAGLVADLALGDPRRGHPVAAFGRAAGAVERVLWRDHRGWGALHTAACVGGAAAAGALAARAVRGRSTASVALTAASVWAVVGGTSLGREARAIGGALAAGDLEAARERLPHLCGRDPQALDGPGMARAVVESVAENTSDAVVGALVWGAVAGVPGLLGFRAVNTLDAMVGHKSARYRRFGWASARLDDLAGWPGARLTAALATVAGGDRQGAVRAWRADAAKHPSPNAGPVEASFAGALGVRLGGTLSYGGRVEHRPVLNGPGRDVAVADIERAVRLSRRVTALTLGVCVAGRLVAGAWKRRGA, from the coding sequence ATGCCTGGCCGCAGTTCAGCCACAGCTGTCTTCGCGTACGGCGCCACCGCCGGTCTGGTGGCCGATCTCGCCCTGGGCGACCCGCGCCGGGGCCATCCCGTCGCGGCCTTCGGCCGGGCCGCGGGGGCGGTCGAGCGCGTCCTGTGGCGCGACCACCGCGGCTGGGGTGCGCTGCACACCGCCGCCTGCGTGGGCGGCGCCGCCGCCGCGGGCGCGCTCGCGGCCCGGGCCGTCAGGGGCCGGAGCACCGCCTCCGTCGCGCTGACCGCAGCCTCCGTGTGGGCCGTCGTCGGCGGCACGAGTCTGGGCCGGGAGGCCCGGGCGATCGGCGGCGCGCTCGCGGCGGGCGACCTGGAGGCCGCCCGGGAGCGGCTGCCCCATCTGTGCGGACGCGACCCGCAGGCGCTGGACGGTCCGGGGATGGCCCGCGCCGTCGTCGAGTCGGTCGCCGAGAACACCTCCGACGCCGTGGTGGGCGCGCTCGTGTGGGGCGCGGTCGCGGGAGTGCCGGGGCTGCTCGGCTTCCGCGCGGTGAACACCCTGGACGCGATGGTCGGCCACAAGTCCGCGCGGTACCGCCGGTTCGGCTGGGCGTCGGCCCGGCTCGACGACCTGGCCGGATGGCCGGGCGCCCGGCTGACCGCCGCGCTGGCCACCGTCGCCGGCGGCGACCGCCAGGGCGCGGTACGGGCCTGGCGCGCGGACGCGGCGAAGCACCCGAGCCCCAACGCGGGCCCGGTGGAGGCCTCGTTCGCGGGGGCGCTCGGCGTACGGCTCGGGGGCACCCTGTCGTACGGCGGGCGGGTCGAGCACCGGCCGGTCCTGAACGGGCCGGGCCGGGACGTGGCGGTGGCCGACATCGAGCGGGCGGTACGTCTGTCGCGCCGGGTGACGGCGCTGACGCTGGGGGTGTGTGTGGCCGGAAGGCTCGTGGCGGGCGCGTGGAAGCGGAGGGGTGCATGA